Genomic DNA from Leptotrichia wadei:
ATTTCGGTATTTTCCAATTACTGTAATTTTCATCGCTACATAACAGAATTTCTATTGCAAAACTAGATTTTTTATCTATGCATTCTTGAGCCAAGTTATAAAAATCTATTTTTTCTTCATTTAATTTTTTTTTGTTTTTTAAACCTTCTGAAAATTCACCTTTATTTTCTTTTATAAAATCATAATTTATACTTATAAATGCATCTTCAAAACTCCTAGCTTGATAATTTTTTTCCTTGACTTGATATACAATCATTATTTCACTATCACCACATTTTACTATTTTTTCTTTTTTAGTTAGAGTTAATATTTTTTTAAATTCATTCTGTCCTTTTTTAAATTTCAATTTTTCTTCTAAATATACTTTTATAGAAGAATTTGTACTTTCTGTTGCCTCTACTGGATTACATTTTTTATTCTCTTTAGCAGCATCTATATCTGTTATAATTAATACTTTTATATTTAAAAATTCTATAAAATTCTTAAATTTTTGAGTATAATTTCCAACTTCTATAACTGAAATATTTTGAGATAACAATGGTAAAAATTTCTTTGTTTTATCTTCTAAATCAATTTTTTTCATCATATATGGAAGCAATATTCTTTCTGTAGTTCCTTCAATAAAAATAACTTTTTCAGAAAAAAATAACTCTGCACTATTTAATGTTAGATATTGTTTTAAAAATTTATACGCTTTTTCATCATTTTTATAATTTTCCTTCAAAATTTCTATATTTTTACTTTCTACTCCTTCGTTATTTTTTACAAAATATCTTATATCATTAAAATTACATTCTGAAACTATATGTGATGAATGAGTTGTTATCAATGTTTGTAATTTAATACTGCTCTCTCTATAACTGTCTATTAATTTTTTTATGTTACGAATAAAAATATATTGTAATTGAGGATGAGTGTGTGCTTCAGGTTCTTCAATGTACAAAATATTTATATCTGAAACATTATTAGTAAAATCATTTACAATGTTTTCTATTTCAAATATCATTCCTATTAAATTTAAATATCCTAATCCATTATGATTTTCAGGAAGTTTCATTTTATTGTAATTAAAATACAACCTACTACTACTTTTAAACAATTCTTTTTCTTGTATTTGTGAATTTATATTAATATTTATTTCATTACGATTTCCACTAAATTCTCTTATTTTTCTTGTTATTCCAGAAAATACTCCTACTTGACTTTGGCTTCTCCCATTATATAAAATATTTAATTTTTTATCAGTATCTTCAATTGCTTGTCTTAAATCATCAAATTCTTTGTCATTTTTAGTTTTAGAAATATCAAAATATTTTTCGGATAATTTAGATAACGAATTTTCATTTTCTTTATTTGATACTTCTCTATTTGCTTTTATTCCATTAAAACTAATAACCCTCTTTATTTGATTTAAATTTGATATTTCTAATATTTCATTTTCCAAATAACTATTTGTACTTTTATTATATTTTAAAGCATACATTTCAAGATTGAAATATTTTTCAGAATTTTTTCTCATAAATTTTGTAAAATTATTTTTATCTCTTTTATTTTTTTTATTGAATTCTATCAATAATTCTCTCAAATTATCTTCTTTACAGTTATAATTGAATTCTATAATAATATAGTTATTATCTTCATCTAAATCCATCATAAAATCTTGAATATTCCCATAAAAATCTTCTTTTGTATATTCTATAAATAATGTTAATCTTATTCCGTATTCATTAATTTTTCTATTTTCTTCTAGTACTTGAAAATCTCTAGTAGTAATCTTTTCATAAATTTTATTTTGAAACTCTATGTTAAAATCGTCCCATTTGAAATTTTTCTTTCCTTGATTTAATAATTTATCCATTATTGTTAACACTGATGTCTTACCAGTATTATTTTTACCTATAATCAATGTGGTATTATCCTTTAAATCTAATTTGAAATCTTTCAAAATTCTATAATTTTTAACTTCTATTTTTTTTAATTTCATAATCTTTTCCCCTTAATTATTAAGATAATTATACCGTATTTTCAAATAAACAATAATAATTTTAAATATATTTTTTCTCTTATCATTCAAATATATTATTAAAAATCAAAATTTACTCAAAAATCTCCTTTTCTCCAATCTTCATAATCTTAACTTCCCCAATCTCTTTCAAAATCACAAAATTAATTCCATCACTTGTACTTTTCTTATCTCTTTTCATAATTTCAGAAATCTTGTCTTTCGGATATTCAATCTCAGTCGGTAAATTCAATGCCTTCAACAATTTCTCAATTTTTAAAAATTCATCTTTTTTAGTAAAACCTTTTTTCTCCCCAATTTTTGTAATATCTACCATTCCAGCAGAAATTGCTTCTCCATGTGAGTATTTCTCATAATTTGTAAACTGCTCTATTGCATGTCCGATAGTATGTCCAAAATTCAATATCATTCTCAAATTACTTTCCTTCTCGTCTTTTTCCACAACTTCCTTCTTTATCTCACAAGAACGGTAAACAAGCTCATTCACATACTTCATCAGATGTTCACGCAATTTCTGTTTATAATTTTCATCATCATAAGAACCATCTACTGTTCCCACAATTTCCACAAGTCTGTCGAAAAACTTCTTATCATAAATACATCCATATTTCACAATTTCCGCAAATCCGTCATAAAAATATCTGTCCGTCAATGTATTCAGAAAATAATTGTCAATTAAAACAAGTTTCGGCTGATGAAATGCCCCAACAAGATTTTTTCCCTCAGGCAAGTCAACACCGACTTTTCCTCCAACACTGCTGTCAACCTGTGAAACAATTGTCGTTGGTATCTGTATAAATCCAATTCCACGCATATAACTAGCTGCCGCAAATCCAGCAATATCTCCAACAACCCCGCCACCAAATGCAACAACCATATCCTTTCTCGTAAGTCCAGCCTTCACCATCCCCGAATAAATCGCAGGCATTATACCAATATGCTTATTTTTCTCCCCCGCTTCCAGCACATAAATCGTATAGTCAAACCCTTTAAACATTTTCTCATATTCATTTTTATAAATCTTATCCACATTAGAATCTGTAATCACAAATAATTTTTTTCCGCCATAAACATTCCCAATATATTCAGGAAATTTCTCAAAAAAATTCTCTCCAATCAAAATATCATAAGAATTTTTCCCCAATCCGACATTCAATATTTCCATAATTTTCTCCATCCTCTCTTACAATAAATAATTTATATTTAACACCCATTTGAATAACGAATTTATTACAAACTTTTCCAAAAAAGTATAAAAAACTAGTATTTTCAAATAATTAAGATATAATTTTCACTTTTTAAACAGAATCTAGTATCAACTAATCTATTTTTCTATGCTGACAAAACTGTTTGAGCATAGTGAGTTTTTTTGTTAGGGCAGAAAAATTTCATAGACTAGCCATAGGTATTGCGTAGCAATCTTGCCACAATTTAATTATCAAGACAAGAATTTGTGGCAATGAGCAATCCGCAAAATAAAAAAGAAAAAACATAGTAATATAAAAAAATTATTATTAATTAAAATAAACAAATAAATTTTTAAACTAAGTTATATGTATATTAAAATATAGCAAAACCACTAAATTCAAAATTTAAAATGATTTTACTATAAATAAAATTTTATTTAAAACTATCCCATTATATCCCCTTCAGAAAATTCCCCATTAATATTTGCAAGAACATTTATTATATGTCCTGAAAATATCATATCGTTATCTGAAAGATAAATACTGAAATTCCCATCTCCATAAATAGTCAGTCTTTCCACAGACATTATTTTTTCCATTGTTTCTTGTGTTATTTCACTATCTCTCAATTTTTCAGCACTTTCTTCTGATAACACTTGTTTCATATCTTCAACAAATTCATCAATTTCATCGTCTTCATAATAATCTTCCACATCAAACCAGTCGTTTGCTAATTCCAGCATTACTTCTGCCGAATTTTTTATAATTTTTTCATTCCAGCCATTCACATCTGACAGAATTTCCTTTAAAGTTTTAATTCTGTCTTCCATTTTTTCCTTATCAGTCTTTTCCTCATCCTTCTCATTTAACAGCTGATAATCAGATATATCAAAATACACGTCTATTTTTTTATTATTTACCCAGTTAACCTCTGTTTCAAATCCATCGACACATTCAATTTCACCTAATAATTCATCTTTTATAACTTCTGCCATTTTACCCTCCATTAAGTTTTTTGTTTGTCAAAAACGTTTTACAAATTATATCTTTTTTCAAGTTCTCTTTTTATATAAACCGACTGAAACTCTTCCTTTAACATATCCATTATAATAACATCATAAGTTTTTCCCATAATTTCAACTGCTTTCCGTAACCTTCCTACTTCCTTAAATCCAATATTTTTATACAAATTATAGGCTGGTTCATTATATTCAAATACATTTAGCGATATATTTCTCAAATTTAAAAATGAGAACCCATAATCAAGTATTAATTTCAGAGCTTCTGTTCCATAACCTTTTCGCTGATGTTTAGGATTTCCTATTAAAACTCCCAATACACCATTTCTATTTACCATATCTAATGAATTAAATCCAATATTTCCCAAAAGTTCATCATTTTCAAGTAGTCTAACAGCAAACATTTTTTCTTTTTTTATTGACGTTAAAAATTCCTTTTCACTTTCAAAATCTGTAATATTTGTATAAGAAACAGAGCCTAGACCAACTGAAACTTTTATATCATTAACCATCTCAGTATACTCTTCAATATCATCAAGAGAAATTGGTGAAAAATAAATATTATCTCCAACTAGTGTTTTTAAATACTTTTTCTTTTCAGAATTATTTTCCATTTCATCCCTCCCAAATTAATTTCTCTTAATCTATTTTCTCCCTACGTTTCGTAGAAATTATAAATTTCTCTTTTAATGTCCCCAAATCATTATTATTCAAGGCATCTTTAATTACATCCAATTCCTTTTCAAACTGCTGTATCATTTTCAAAAGATTTTTTTTATTTCCCATAAACAGCTCTGCCCACAAATCTTCATTTATTTTCGCAATTCTCGTCAAATCCCGATAAGAATCCCCAATAAAACGATTCGTATCATACTTTTCACTATCGCTATTTACAAGTGAAACGGCAATTGCATGGGTAAGCTGGCTCGTAAAAGCAATAATTTCATCGTGTTCCTGTGCTGTAAGAAAACTGACTTTCTTAAAGCCCATGAGCTTAACAATTTCTGACAGCAATTCTAGATTTTCTTTTTTATTTTTTTCATCCTTAATAATTATATAATTTGCATCTTTAAACACTCTATTGTCTGCAAAATCAATCCCACGTTTCTCACGTCCCGCCATAGGATGTCCAAAAATAAAGTCAATATTTTTCCCATTCTTTTTATTACTTTCCTCAATAATCGGATCAATATCTCCAATAATTTTCTCCTTAATACCCACAACATCAGTAATTATGGCATTTTCCTTAAAATAATTAATATTATTCACAAAAAACGATTTCATTAAGTTTGGATAAAGAGTAATTACCACAAAATCCGACGTTTCCAAAGGCTCCCTAGTTTCTAGAAATCCTTTATTTATCATATTTTTCTCTTCTGCCTTCTTTATCGTTTCCTCATCAATATCAATCCCATAAACAGTCTTAATACCAATTTCCTTAAAACTCTGTGCAAAAGCCGCTCCAATCACTCCAAGCCCAACAATTGTTACTGTCAAATCTTCTATTCTTTTCAAATTATTTTTCATCATAATCTTATCTCATTTCACAATTTTACTTTTAAATTATAATATTATTTGAAATAAAACTATTTTACTTTAAAAGTTTTTCCCAACACATTTGCAATTTTTTCCACATCTTGCATCAAATCTTCGAATACATTAAATTTCAATGATTGAGGTCCATCTGACAATGCCTTGTCTGGTTCAGGATGCACTTCTACCATAAGCCCATCTGCTCCTGCCGCCACTCCTGCCATTGCAAGCGGTTTTACCATCCAGTATTTTCCAGTCGCATGAGCTGAATCTACAATTATTGGTAAATGTGTCAATTTTTTAATCATTGGCACTGCATTTAAATCAAGTACATTTCTATAAGCTGTTTCGTAAGTTCTGATTCCTCTTTCACAAAGAACTACATTTTCATTTCCGCCAGCTAAAATATATTCTGCCGACATAAGCCATTCTTCTATTGTCGCACTAAGTCCTCTTTTTAAAAGCACTGGAATATTTGTCTTTCCAACTTCTTTTAACAAGTCAAAGTTTTGCATATTTCTTGCTCCAAGCTGAATCATATCAACGTGTGGACCAAATTCGTGAAGTTGAGAAATTGACATAATTTCACATATTATTGGAAGCCCTGTTTCTTCTTTTGCCTTTTCCATAAGTTTAATACCTTCCATCCCAAGTCCTTGGAATGCATAAGGAGATGTTCTAGGTTTCACTACTCCTCCTCTTAAAATAGTTGCTCCTGCGGCTTTAACAGCTTTTGCAGTATCAATAATTTGTTTTTCATTTTCCACTGAGCAAGGCCCCGCCATCATCACAAGATTACTTCCTCCAATTTCCACATCCCCTACTTTTACAATCGTATCTTCTGGTTTGAATTTTCTGCTTGCTCTTTTATAAGGTTCTTGAACTCTTTGAACATCTAATACATAGTCAAGCGATTGAATATGTTTAATATCAATTGTACTAATATCTCCAACTAATCCTAAAATAGAGTAATCTTTTCCAGCAATTAATTTTACACTTACGTTATTTTCTGTTTCCAATCTATTTATCATTTTCTCCAAAATTTTTTCATCAATTCCACCGTCTACTTTAATAATCATCATTTTTTCTCCTATTCTTTCTCTTTATATTTAAAATTCAATTAATTCAGCATTTTTTTTGCAATGAATTTGTACCGTTATTACTACAAACATTATTATTAGGTTTTTAAAATCCTTACTTTTAAAATTTCATATTTTTATATTTTACAAATTAATCTACAATTACAGCTGTACCGCTGCAAGTTACCATAAGCATTCCATTATCCGCTCCCAAAACTTCATAATCCATTTTTACTCCAATAACAGCATTTGCACCCATAGCCGCCGCTCTGCTCTCCATTTCCTCCAAAGCATTCGTTCTAGCAGCCAAAAGCTCATTTTCATAACCTTTAGATCTTCCTCCAAATATGTTTCTCAAATTTGCTCCCAAATCCTTAAACATATTAACTCCCGAAATAACTTCTCCAAAGACAATTCCCTTGTATTCCACAACTTTTTTATCCTGGACTTCATTCGTAGTTGTAATAACCATCCTTACCTACCTCATTTCTTTAATTTTTTTATAAAAAAAACTCTCTTAAAATAACTTTAGGAGAGGATAAAATTAAATATCTATATATCAATACTTATTTACACATTTTACAATGCTCTAATAGTTCATTTGCTACAGCTAAAATTTACGCCAACTAAATTAATTTATAAAATACTCTAAACAATTATCCTATTTTAAACTCCACATCCATCAATTATAATTGAATTAATCTAAAAAATTATTCAATTTTATAATTTTAAATATACAACATTAAATATTTTTCAAAATTAATTACCCGTAAATTCCCGCTTTTTTTACATTTTTCTTCTAAGCTTCAACACTACATTTTTTCTAAACTACTAAATTATCTTCTATTCTTCTATAAATTTAAATTTCTTCTACCCTACTATCCTACTAAATTATTTTCCCAAATCCTTTAAAATCAAACTATAAATGTTAATTAAAAAAAATTATCCATTACTCTTCGATTCAATTTCAAAATGATTTATTATATAATAACAAATATTAAATGTATTGTCAACTATTAAAATTTAATAAAATAAAAAATACTAATAAGTAAATTATATTAGTATTCTCAATTTCCCATATAATGATGTCTGCCACAAGGCATATTATCATTTGAATAATAATGATAACGATGATGATAACTTCTATTTTCACAATATCCGCCTTCACAATTATAATATCGTCCATTATCATGATTATGATAATACTTTTTTGAAGCAGAACAACCTATTATGCCTATAACTGCCAAAAGTAAAAAAATTAGTTTTTTTACCATTTTATCTCATCTCCTCTAAAATTACCAAAATTATGAACATTTTTTATCTATAAAAATAAAAACAGAGAATGAATTATCCCTGTTTCCAATATCTTCAAAATTATAAGTTGTATTTTTTCTTAAATTTGTCAACTCTTCCAGTTTCATCAACAAATTTAGATTTTCCAGTATAGAATGGGTGAGAAGTTGAACTTGTTGCAACTTTTATTACTGGATATTCCTTTCCTTCAAAAGTTGTTGTTTCTTTAGAAGTTTTAGTTGATTTTCCTAAGAATTTTTCTCCGTTACTTGTATCTTCAAATACTACAAATCCGTATGATGGATGTAAATCTTTTTTCATAATTGCCTATGCTCCTTTCTATTTATAACTATGTTTATTTTCAATATTTCATATAATAATACCATATTTTTCTTTAATTTTCAAGTCTCGATATTGTAAAAATTTAGAGGAAATATTAAAATTCTATTTTTCTATATTTTAAAAACATTCAATCACATCTTCAAGCATTTATATTACATTTTTTCAATTTTACAATTAATCGGCTCTTTTTTATTCATCCCAAAATAATTCATCTATTTTATTTTTTATCTCCATTATTTTACTAATTTCCACTAAAATTTCCTTATTTTCTGGCAATATATCCTCATAAGGCAAACTTATCATTATATCATCCATTACTTTTTTATTCCCAAATTTTTCAAAAAATATATGAATATTTCCATCGTCAAATAAATATTCTCCAAAAAACCTATCTTCTTCATAATCAAATTTTATATTTTTATTATTTCTTTTAAGATATTTCCTTATTTTAGGAAGAACTGTCTTTATTTCATCTCCCACTTTTATACTTTCCCAATTATTCAAGTACAATTTTTCCATACAAAAAGTCAAAGACTGATTATCTGGTTTTTTGAGATTTTCAACAAAAAAATATAATGAATAGTATATTTTCAATCCTTTATATATCAAATCTATTGATATTGTTATTTTATCATCGCTCAATTTCATTTCTACTTCTTCAGGTACAGAAAAAATTTTCATTACCTCCTTTAAAGATATTTTTTCTATCCCATTGATTCCATAAGTATTATTTAAAATATACTTTTGCTTTTCCATTTAATTTCCCTCCCATAAAATATTTTTTTAGCCATTTGTAAAAGTCTAAAAATCCGTTAAATACTTTATTTTTTATGTTTGAGTTTTTGTTTCACTCCACTCACTAACAAGCAGCCTTGACCCTTATGACTATAAATACTACTGTTACTCAATCTTCATTACTTTTACAATCGCCTAAATATTTTTTATGAATAAGAAAATTCCAAATCTCACTATTTTGACATCTCCGATAATATTATTCCTCCAGCCACAGACACATTCAGCGAGTTTATTTGCCCCTTCAAATGTATTTTTACAATTTTGTCGCAATGCTCCTTCACTTTTTTT
This window encodes:
- the aroB gene encoding 3-dehydroquinate synthase, translating into MEILNVGLGKNSYDILIGENFFEKFPEYIGNVYGGKKLFVITDSNVDKIYKNEYEKMFKGFDYTIYVLEAGEKNKHIGIMPAIYSGMVKAGLTRKDMVVAFGGGVVGDIAGFAAASYMRGIGFIQIPTTIVSQVDSSVGGKVGVDLPEGKNLVGAFHQPKLVLIDNYFLNTLTDRYFYDGFAEIVKYGCIYDKKFFDRLVEIVGTVDGSYDDENYKQKLREHLMKYVNELVYRSCEIKKEVVEKDEKESNLRMILNFGHTIGHAIEQFTNYEKYSHGEAISAGMVDITKIGEKKGFTKKDEFLKIEKLLKALNLPTEIEYPKDKISEIMKRDKKSTSDGINFVILKEIGEVKIMKIGEKEIFE
- a CDS encoding GNAT family N-acetyltransferase, translated to MENNSEKKKYLKTLVGDNIYFSPISLDDIEEYTEMVNDIKVSVGLGSVSYTNITDFESEKEFLTSIKKEKMFAVRLLENDELLGNIGFNSLDMVNRNGVLGVLIGNPKHQRKGYGTEALKLILDYGFSFLNLRNISLNVFEYNEPAYNLYKNIGFKEVGRLRKAVEIMGKTYDVIIMDMLKEEFQSVYIKRELEKRYNL
- a CDS encoding type B 50S ribosomal protein L31, producing MKKDLHPSYGFVVFEDTSNGEKFLGKSTKTSKETTTFEGKEYPVIKVATSSTSHPFYTGKSKFVDETGRVDKFKKKYNL
- a CDS encoding prephenate dehydrogenase; its protein translation is MMKNNLKRIEDLTVTIVGLGVIGAAFAQSFKEIGIKTVYGIDIDEETIKKAEEKNMINKGFLETREPLETSDFVVITLYPNLMKSFFVNNINYFKENAIITDVVGIKEKIIGDIDPIIEESNKKNGKNIDFIFGHPMAGREKRGIDFADNRVFKDANYIIIKDEKNKKENLELLSEIVKLMGFKKVSFLTAQEHDEIIAFTSQLTHAIAVSLVNSDSEKYDTNRFIGDSYRDLTRIAKINEDLWAELFMGNKKNLLKMIQQFEKELDVIKDALNNNDLGTLKEKFIISTKRREKID
- a CDS encoding putative heavy metal-binding protein: MVITTTNEVQDKKVVEYKGIVFGEVISGVNMFKDLGANLRNIFGGRSKGYENELLAARTNALEEMESRAAAMGANAVIGVKMDYEVLGADNGMLMVTCSGTAVIVD
- the aroF gene encoding 3-deoxy-7-phosphoheptulonate synthase: MIIKVDGGIDEKILEKMINRLETENNVSVKLIAGKDYSILGLVGDISTIDIKHIQSLDYVLDVQRVQEPYKRASRKFKPEDTIVKVGDVEIGGSNLVMMAGPCSVENEKQIIDTAKAVKAAGATILRGGVVKPRTSPYAFQGLGMEGIKLMEKAKEETGLPIICEIMSISQLHEFGPHVDMIQLGARNMQNFDLLKEVGKTNIPVLLKRGLSATIEEWLMSAEYILAGGNENVVLCERGIRTYETAYRNVLDLNAVPMIKKLTHLPIIVDSAHATGKYWMVKPLAMAGVAAGADGLMVEVHPEPDKALSDGPQSLKFNVFEDLMQDVEKIANVLGKTFKVK
- a CDS encoding DUF2262 domain-containing protein, which translates into the protein MAEVIKDELLGEIECVDGFETEVNWVNNKKIDVYFDISDYQLLNEKDEEKTDKEKMEDRIKTLKEILSDVNGWNEKIIKNSAEVMLELANDWFDVEDYYEDDEIDEFVEDMKQVLSEESAEKLRDSEITQETMEKIMSVERLTIYGDGNFSIYLSDNDMIFSGHIINVLANINGEFSEGDIMG
- a CDS encoding AAA family ATPase, translating into MKLKKIEVKNYRILKDFKLDLKDNTTLIIGKNNTGKTSVLTIMDKLLNQGKKNFKWDDFNIEFQNKIYEKITTRDFQVLEENRKINEYGIRLTLFIEYTKEDFYGNIQDFMMDLDEDNNYIIIEFNYNCKEDNLRELLIEFNKKNKRDKNNFTKFMRKNSEKYFNLEMYALKYNKSTNSYLENEILEISNLNQIKRVISFNGIKANREVSNKENENSLSKLSEKYFDISKTKNDKEFDDLRQAIEDTDKKLNILYNGRSQSQVGVFSGITRKIREFSGNRNEINININSQIQEKELFKSSSRLYFNYNKMKLPENHNGLGYLNLIGMIFEIENIVNDFTNNVSDINILYIEEPEAHTHPQLQYIFIRNIKKLIDSYRESSIKLQTLITTHSSHIVSECNFNDIRYFVKNNEGVESKNIEILKENYKNDEKAYKFLKQYLTLNSAELFFSEKVIFIEGTTERILLPYMMKKIDLEDKTKKFLPLLSQNISVIEVGNYTQKFKNFIEFLNIKVLIITDIDAAKENKKCNPVEATESTNSSIKVYLEEKLKFKKGQNEFKKILTLTKKEKIVKCGDSEIMIVYQVKEKNYQARSFEDAFISINYDFIKENKGEFSEGLKNKKKLNEEKIDFYNLAQECIDKKSSFAIEILLCSDENYSNWKIPKYIKEGLEWLKED